A region from the Pseudomonas triticicola genome encodes:
- a CDS encoding DUF805 domain-containing protein, whose product MSDTRYKIVFDGALQPGVDLTTAKLNLADLFRSDVAAIERLFNGRTVALKRDLSHSDAQTYLQALNKTGIDARIEAETAIELNLADVHDNPAAVAEPDSPYAPPRANVGEALPPFATLKPFSVEGRIGRLRFLAWTMVLSLVTLPIVGVFALIALGLVSGDSTTGLILGGILAVFLFLGFMIVSILFSVQRLHDIGWSGWLWLLNLVPFVGSFFPLVIMVVPGNAGANRYGPPPPPNSTAVKVLCSLWIVFFALIFAGGLLGGFSAVQEEYESNLESSYDSGSVTTDEVEVVEPPAISSDEAAEPAQAPVDSAQE is encoded by the coding sequence ATGAGCGACACCCGTTACAAGATCGTCTTCGACGGCGCGCTACAGCCCGGCGTCGACCTCACCACCGCCAAACTGAATCTGGCGGATCTGTTCAGAAGCGATGTGGCCGCCATCGAGCGCCTGTTCAATGGCCGCACCGTCGCTCTCAAACGTGATTTGTCTCACAGCGATGCGCAGACGTATCTGCAGGCGTTGAACAAAACCGGGATCGATGCGCGGATCGAAGCGGAAACAGCCATCGAGCTGAATCTGGCGGATGTCCACGATAACCCTGCAGCGGTGGCGGAACCCGACTCGCCTTACGCCCCACCCCGCGCCAATGTCGGTGAAGCTCTGCCGCCGTTCGCCACGCTCAAGCCATTCAGCGTCGAAGGCCGGATCGGTCGCCTGCGCTTTCTGGCCTGGACCATGGTCTTGAGCCTGGTGACCCTGCCCATCGTCGGCGTATTCGCCTTGATTGCGTTGGGCTTGGTCAGCGGCGACTCGACTACCGGCCTGATCCTCGGCGGCATTCTTGCGGTCTTCCTGTTCCTCGGCTTCATGATCGTCAGCATTCTGTTCAGCGTTCAGCGCCTGCACGATATCGGCTGGTCGGGCTGGCTGTGGCTGTTGAATCTGGTGCCCTTCGTGGGCAGTTTTTTCCCGCTGGTGATCATGGTCGTACCCGGCAATGCCGGCGCCAACCGCTATGGCCCGCCGCCGCCACCGAACAGCACGGCGGTCAAAGTGCTGTGCTCGTTGTGGATCGTATTCTTCGCACTGATTTTTGCCGGCGGCCTGCTTGGCGGCTTCTCGGCTGTGCAGGAAGAATATGAAAGCAATCTGGAGAGCAGCTATGACAGCGGCTCGGTGACCACCGACGAAGTTGAGGTTGTCGAGCCGCCAGCGATTTCCTCCGACGAGGCAGCCGAACCGGCGCAGGCCCCTGTAGACTCTGCGCAAGAATGA
- a CDS encoding NAD(P)H-dependent flavin oxidoreductase, with protein MSLPALLEQRLRLPVVAAPMFLISNPELVLACCRNGVVGSFPALNQRESSGFKAWLEQIEAGLAALDNPAPYAVNLIVHHSNPRLQADLDICVEHKVPIVITSLGAVKELVDAVHSYGGLVFHDVTTRRHAEKAAEAGVDGLIAVAAGAGGHAGTWSPFALIAEIREFFDKTLLLAGCLNHGHEILAAQLLGADLAYFGTRFIGTTESHAPDAYKEMLLTAKAADIIHTPAVSGVPASFMRQSLEAAGFDMAALQGKGEVNFGDKLKPINDEAKAWKTVWSAGQGVGQIGDLPSVDQLIARLDAEYRQAQARAAQLPQRWPR; from the coding sequence ATGTCGCTGCCCGCTCTGCTCGAACAACGTCTGCGTCTGCCCGTAGTAGCAGCGCCGATGTTCCTGATCTCCAATCCGGAACTGGTGCTCGCCTGCTGCCGCAACGGCGTGGTCGGCAGCTTTCCGGCGCTGAACCAACGCGAAAGCAGTGGGTTCAAGGCTTGGCTGGAACAGATCGAAGCGGGCCTGGCGGCGCTGGATAATCCGGCCCCTTATGCGGTGAACCTGATTGTTCACCACAGCAACCCGCGCCTTCAGGCGGATCTGGACATCTGCGTGGAGCATAAGGTGCCGATCGTTATCACCAGCCTCGGCGCGGTGAAGGAACTGGTCGACGCGGTGCACAGCTACGGCGGTCTGGTGTTTCACGACGTGACCACGCGGCGCCATGCCGAGAAAGCCGCTGAAGCGGGTGTCGACGGGCTGATTGCCGTCGCGGCCGGCGCCGGCGGGCATGCCGGCACCTGGAGTCCGTTTGCGCTGATTGCCGAGATCCGTGAGTTTTTCGACAAGACGCTGTTGCTTGCAGGATGTTTGAACCACGGCCATGAGATTCTCGCCGCGCAGCTGCTCGGCGCGGATTTGGCCTACTTCGGTACGCGATTTATCGGCACCACCGAAAGTCACGCGCCTGACGCTTATAAAGAAATGCTGCTGACAGCCAAGGCTGCTGACATCATTCATACTCCAGCGGTGTCGGGAGTGCCGGCCAGTTTCATGCGCCAGAGCCTGGAGGCGGCCGGTTTCGACATGGCGGCCCTGCAAGGCAAGGGCGAGGTCAATTTCGGCGACAAGCTCAAGCCGATCAACGATGAAGCCAAAGCCTGGAAGACCGTGTGGTCGGCGGGTCAGGGTGTTGGCCAGATTGGTGATCTGCCAAGCGTGGATCAGTTGATCGCGCGGCTCGACGCTGAATATCGTCAGGCCCAAGCGCGCGCTGCACAGTTGCCACAACGCTGGCCGCGCTGA
- the hemJ gene encoding protoporphyrinogen oxidase HemJ, whose protein sequence is MLYLWLKAFHIVSVVCWFAGLFYLPRLFVYHAQSTDTISQERFSVMERKLYRGIMGPAMIATLIFGGWLIYLNPSLFSQGGWIHAKLTLVVLLIGYHHMCGAQVKRFARGENTRSHVFYRWFNEVPVLILLAIVILVVVKPF, encoded by the coding sequence ATGCTCTATCTATGGCTCAAAGCGTTTCACATTGTCAGCGTCGTCTGCTGGTTTGCCGGGCTGTTCTACTTGCCGCGCCTGTTCGTTTACCACGCGCAAAGCACCGACACGATCAGCCAGGAACGCTTCAGCGTCATGGAGCGCAAGCTGTATCGCGGCATCATGGGCCCGGCGATGATCGCCACGCTGATCTTCGGTGGCTGGCTGATCTACCTCAACCCGAGCCTTTTCAGCCAGGGCGGCTGGATTCACGCAAAACTGACTCTGGTCGTTCTGCTGATCGGTTACCACCATATGTGCGGCGCGCAGGTAAAACGCTTCGCCCGTGGCGAAAACACCCGCAGCCATGTCTTTTATCGCTGGTTCAATGAAGTGCCGGTTCTGATATTGCTGGCTATCGTAATTCTGGTCGTGGTCAAGCCGTTCTAA
- the argC gene encoding N-acetyl-gamma-glutamyl-phosphate reductase, with translation MVKVGIVGGTGYTGVELLRLLAQHPQAEVVVITSRSEAGLAVADMYPNLRGHYDGLAFSVPDVKTLGACDVVFFATPHGVAHALAGELLAAGTKVIDLSADFRLQDADEWAKWYGQPHGAPQLLDEAVYGLPEVNREQIKKARLIAVPGCYPTATQLGFLPLLEAGLADASRLIADCKSGVSGAGRGAAVGSLYSETSESMKAYAVKGHRHLPEIRQGLRRAAGKDVGLTFVPHLTPMIRGIHSTLYATVADRSVDLQALFEKRYANEPFVDVMPAGSHPETRSVRGANVCRIAVHRPQDGDLVVVLSVIDNLVKGASGQAVQNMNILFGLDERFGLSHAGMLP, from the coding sequence ATGGTCAAGGTCGGTATCGTCGGCGGCACGGGTTACACCGGTGTCGAACTGCTGCGTCTGTTGGCACAGCATCCGCAGGCAGAAGTGGTCGTCATCACTTCCCGATCCGAGGCCGGTCTGGCCGTGGCTGACATGTACCCGAACCTGCGCGGTCACTATGACGGGCTGGCGTTCAGCGTGCCGGACGTGAAAACCCTTGGCGCCTGCGACGTGGTTTTCTTCGCCACGCCACACGGTGTGGCTCACGCCTTGGCAGGCGAGCTGCTGGCGGCGGGCACCAAGGTCATCGACCTGTCCGCCGACTTCCGTCTGCAAGATGCTGATGAATGGGCCAAGTGGTACGGCCAGCCACACGGCGCACCGCAATTGCTGGACGAAGCGGTCTATGGTCTGCCGGAAGTCAATCGCGAGCAGATCAAGAAAGCGCGCCTGATCGCGGTGCCGGGTTGCTATCCGACCGCAACGCAATTGGGTTTCCTGCCATTGCTGGAAGCAGGTCTGGCCGACGCATCGCGTTTGATCGCCGACTGCAAATCTGGTGTCAGTGGTGCCGGGCGTGGTGCCGCTGTAGGTTCTTTGTACTCCGAGACGTCGGAAAGCATGAAGGCCTATGCGGTAAAAGGTCATCGTCATCTGCCGGAAATTCGCCAGGGCCTGCGTCGCGCGGCGGGCAAGGACGTCGGCCTGACCTTCGTCCCGCACCTGACGCCGATGATTCGCGGTATTCACTCCACGCTCTACGCGACAGTAGCGGATCGCTCGGTTGATCTGCAGGCACTGTTCGAAAAGCGCTATGCCAACGAACCGTTCGTCGATGTCATGCCAGCCGGCAGCCACCCGGAAACCCGTAGCGTGCGCGGCGCCAACGTCTGCCGCATCGCCGTGCATCGTCCACAGGATGGCGATTTGGTGGTCGTACTCTCGGTGATTGACAACCTGGTCAAGGGCGCCTCGGGCCAGGCGGTGCAGAACATGAACATTCTGTTCGGACTGGACGAGCGCTTCGGCCTGTCACACGCCGGCATGCTGCCTTAA
- the erpA gene encoding iron-sulfur cluster insertion protein ErpA: protein MSVESFTPTALQFTQGAAHKVKSLVDEEGNDRLKLRVFVTGGGCSGFQYGFTFDEDVADDDTIVEREGVSLVVDPMSFQYLAGAEVDYQEGLEGSRFVIKNPNATTTCGCGSSFSI from the coding sequence ATGAGCGTCGAATCCTTCACCCCCACGGCTTTGCAATTCACTCAAGGTGCTGCGCACAAGGTGAAGAGCCTGGTCGATGAAGAGGGGAATGATCGCTTGAAGCTGCGCGTATTTGTTACGGGCGGCGGTTGTTCAGGGTTTCAATACGGTTTCACCTTCGATGAGGACGTGGCCGATGACGACACCATCGTCGAGCGCGAAGGCGTGAGCCTGGTGGTCGATCCGATGAGCTTCCAGTACCTGGCCGGTGCCGAGGTGGATTATCAGGAAGGTCTGGAAGGTTCGCGCTTCGTGATCAAGAACCCGAATGCCACCACGACTTGTGGTTGCGGGTCGTCGTTCTCGATCTGA
- a CDS encoding anhydro-N-acetylmuramic acid kinase, which yields MALYIGVMSGTSLDGLDIALIEQTSAIKLIATHYLPMPDSLRAELLGLCASGPDEIARSAIAQQHWVELAASGIHTLLAQQQLKPDAIRAIGSHGQTIRHEPARGFTVQIGNPALLTELTGITVVSDFRSRDVAAGGQGAPLVPAFHEALFEERTGNQAVLNVGGFSNLSLIEPNKPVAGFDCGPGNVLMDAWIHRQRGENYDRDGKWAAIGKVEPALLTALLSDPFFVTKGPKSTGREVFNLPWLEQHLSNLPTFAAEDVQATLLELTALTIVESLQSAQSDTQELLVCGGGAHNATLMKRLADLLPNTEVASTATHGVDPDWVEAMAFAWLAHCCLEGIAANRPSVTGARGLRVLGAIYPV from the coding sequence ATGGCCCTGTATATCGGTGTGATGTCCGGAACCAGTCTCGACGGGCTGGACATCGCCCTGATCGAGCAGACCTCGGCGATCAAACTGATCGCCACCCACTACCTGCCAATGCCTGACTCCCTGCGCGCCGAGCTGCTTGGCTTGTGCGCCAGCGGCCCCGACGAGATCGCCCGCTCGGCGATTGCCCAGCAACACTGGGTCGAACTTGCCGCGTCGGGCATTCACACCCTCCTCGCGCAACAACAACTCAAGCCCGATGCCATTCGTGCCATCGGTAGCCACGGTCAGACCATTCGCCATGAGCCGGCGCGCGGGTTTACCGTGCAGATCGGTAATCCAGCCCTGCTGACTGAGTTGACCGGTATTACCGTCGTCAGCGATTTCCGCAGTCGCGATGTCGCAGCGGGTGGCCAAGGTGCGCCTCTGGTGCCAGCCTTTCACGAAGCGTTGTTTGAAGAGCGTACTGGTAACCAGGCAGTCTTGAATGTCGGCGGATTCAGCAATCTCAGCCTGATTGAGCCGAACAAACCTGTAGCCGGTTTCGACTGCGGACCGGGGAATGTTCTGATGGACGCCTGGATTCACCGGCAACGGGGCGAGAACTATGACCGGGACGGCAAATGGGCTGCGATCGGCAAGGTTGAACCAGCCCTGCTCACGGCACTGCTCAGCGACCCGTTCTTCGTCACCAAAGGCCCGAAGAGTACCGGCCGGGAAGTCTTCAATCTGCCATGGCTGGAACAGCATCTTTCGAACCTGCCAACCTTCGCAGCCGAAGACGTTCAGGCCACGCTGCTCGAACTGACGGCGCTGACCATCGTCGAGTCGCTACAAAGCGCTCAATCGGACACTCAGGAATTGCTGGTTTGTGGCGGCGGCGCTCACAACGCCACACTGATGAAACGTCTGGCGGATCTCCTGCCGAATACCGAAGTCGCCAGCACCGCAACTCACGGGGTTGATCCGGATTGGGTAGAAGCCATGGCCTTCGCCTGGCTCGCTCATTGCTGTCTCGAAGGCATCGCCGCCAATCGGCCAAGCGTCACCGGCGCTCGCGGCCTGCGCGTACTCGGCGCCATCTACCCGGTATAA
- a CDS encoding peptidoglycan DD-metalloendopeptidase family protein, giving the protein MTTEPSKAPPLYPKTHLLAASGIAALLSLALLVFPSSDVEAKKTTLSLELESPAEQLTQDQDAADATQATNEPVASPFAQIENSDENAAQTAETAPAPVAPAEKPKEPGHREVVVSKGDTLSTLFEKVGLPAASVHEILASDKQAKQFSQLKRGQKLEFELNPEGQLTSLHSKVSDIETITLTKNDKGYTFNRVTAKPTVRTAYVHGVINSSLSQSAARAGLSHSMTMDMASVFGYDIDFAQDIRQGDEFDVIYEQKVINGKAVGTGPILSARFTNRGKTYTAVRYTNKQGNSSYYTADGNSMRKAFIRTPVDFARISSKFSMGRKHPILNKIRAHKGVDYAAPRGTPIKAAGDGKVLLAGRRGGYGNTVIIQHGNTYRTLYGHMQGFAKGVKTGGSVKQGQVIGYIGTTGLSTGPHLHYEFQVNGVHVDPLGQKLPMADPIAKSERARFLAQSQPLMARMDQEKATMLASSKR; this is encoded by the coding sequence ATGACCACAGAACCGTCTAAAGCGCCCCCGCTTTACCCGAAGACCCACCTGCTCGCCGCAAGTGGAATCGCCGCCCTTCTCAGCCTGGCGCTGCTGGTATTTCCCTCCAGCGATGTTGAAGCCAAAAAGACGACTCTGAGTCTTGAACTGGAGAGTCCTGCTGAACAACTGACACAAGATCAAGACGCTGCTGATGCGACTCAAGCCACAAACGAGCCCGTAGCTTCGCCGTTCGCACAAATCGAAAACAGCGACGAAAACGCCGCGCAAACCGCTGAAACCGCGCCGGCACCTGTAGCCCCTGCTGAGAAACCAAAAGAGCCTGGGCACCGTGAGGTCGTGGTTTCCAAAGGCGATACGCTGTCTACCCTGTTTGAAAAAGTCGGCCTACCGGCAGCCTCCGTGCACGAAATACTGGCAAGCGACAAGCAAGCCAAGCAGTTCAGCCAACTCAAGCGCGGCCAGAAACTCGAATTCGAACTCAACCCGGAAGGACAGTTGACCAGCCTGCACAGCAAGGTCAGCGACATTGAAACGATTACTCTGACCAAGAACGATAAGGGCTATACGTTCAATCGTGTCACCGCCAAGCCAACCGTTCGCACTGCCTACGTCCACGGTGTCATCAACAGCTCACTGTCGCAGTCCGCAGCCCGCGCCGGCCTTTCTCACAGCATGACCATGGACATGGCCAGTGTCTTTGGCTACGACATCGATTTCGCGCAGGACATTCGTCAGGGTGATGAATTCGATGTGATCTACGAGCAGAAAGTCATCAACGGCAAGGCTGTCGGCACCGGCCCGATCCTGTCGGCGCGCTTCACCAACCGCGGCAAGACCTACACCGCTGTGCGCTACACCAACAAACAAGGCAACAGCAGCTATTACACTGCCGATGGCAACAGCATGCGCAAGGCCTTCATCCGTACGCCGGTTGACTTCGCCCGCATCAGCTCGAAGTTCTCCATGGGCCGCAAGCACCCTATCCTCAACAAGATCCGCGCGCACAAAGGTGTCGATTATGCAGCGCCGCGAGGCACGCCGATCAAGGCTGCCGGTGACGGCAAAGTGTTGCTGGCCGGTCGTCGTGGTGGTTACGGCAACACTGTGATCATTCAGCACGGCAACACTTACCGTACGCTCTATGGCCATATGCAGGGCTTTGCCAAAGGCGTGAAAACCGGTGGCAGCGTGAAGCAAGGTCAAGTCATTGGCTATATCGGTACAACTGGCCTTTCCACCGGCCCGCATTTGCACTATGAGTTCCAGGTCAACGGCGTTCACGTCGATCCGCTGGGCCAGAAGCTGCCGATGGCCGATCCGATCGCCAAGTCCGAACGCGCGCGCTTCCTCGCGCAGAGCCAGCCGTTGATGGCGCGCATGGATCAAGAGAAGGCCACCATGTTGGCTTCGAGCAAGCGCTAA
- the tyrS gene encoding tyrosine--tRNA ligase translates to MKSVEEQLALIKRGAEELLVESELVEKLKRGQPLRIKAGFDPTAPDLHLGHTVLINKLRQFQELGHQVIFLIGDFTGMIGDPSGKSATRPPLTREQVLENAETYKTQVFKILDPAKTEVAFNSTWMDKMGPADFIRLTSQYTVARMLERDDFDKRYTTNQPIAIHEFLYPLVQGYDSVALRADVELGGTDQKFNLLMGRELQRGYGQEAQCILTMPLLEGLDGVKKMSKSLGNYVGIQEAPGVMYSKLVSIPDALMWRYFELLSFRSMDEINAFRADVEAGANPRDIKIKLAEEIVARFHGEEAAANAHRGAGNRMKDGELPDDLPEIELSSVEDMPIAAVLNKAGLVKNSAAARDLLAAGGVRVDGEVVDRSFIYALGATHVCQAGKKAFARITLKSE, encoded by the coding sequence ATGAAGTCGGTTGAAGAGCAGCTAGCGCTGATTAAACGTGGTGCGGAAGAACTATTGGTCGAGTCCGAGCTGGTCGAAAAGCTCAAACGCGGCCAACCGCTGCGTATCAAGGCTGGTTTCGACCCTACCGCTCCGGATCTGCATCTTGGGCATACCGTGCTTATTAATAAGCTGCGTCAGTTCCAGGAACTGGGGCACCAGGTGATCTTCCTTATAGGTGACTTCACCGGGATGATCGGTGATCCGAGTGGCAAGAGCGCCACGCGTCCGCCACTGACGCGTGAGCAGGTTCTGGAAAATGCCGAGACCTACAAGACTCAGGTTTTCAAAATCCTTGATCCGGCGAAAACCGAAGTTGCCTTCAACTCCACCTGGATGGACAAGATGGGGCCGGCGGATTTCATTCGTCTGACCTCGCAATACACCGTCGCTCGCATGCTCGAGCGCGATGACTTCGACAAGCGCTACACCACCAACCAGCCAATCGCTATTCACGAGTTTCTCTATCCGCTGGTGCAGGGATATGACTCGGTCGCGTTGCGCGCGGATGTCGAGCTGGGTGGTACCGATCAGAAATTCAACCTGCTGATGGGGCGCGAATTGCAGCGTGGGTATGGTCAGGAGGCACAATGCATCCTGACCATGCCATTGCTCGAAGGTCTGGATGGCGTGAAGAAGATGTCCAAGTCGCTGGGCAACTATGTCGGTATCCAGGAAGCTCCGGGCGTAATGTACAGCAAGCTGGTTTCCATTCCGGATGCGCTGATGTGGCGTTACTTCGAGTTGCTGAGCTTCCGGTCCATGGATGAGATCAACGCATTCCGGGCTGACGTCGAAGCTGGGGCGAATCCGCGCGACATCAAAATCAAGCTGGCTGAAGAGATCGTTGCGCGTTTTCATGGTGAAGAAGCTGCGGCGAATGCCCATCGAGGCGCTGGCAATCGCATGAAGGATGGCGAGCTGCCAGATGACTTGCCTGAGATCGAACTGTCTTCGGTTGAGGATATGCCAATCGCTGCCGTCCTTAATAAGGCAGGCCTGGTGAAAAATTCGGCAGCGGCGCGTGATCTGTTGGCGGCGGGCGGGGTGCGTGTTGATGGTGAGGTGGTTGATCGCTCCTTTATATATGCATTGGGCGCGACTCACGTTTGCCAGGCCGGCAAGAAGGCTTTTGCACGTATTACGCTGAAATCTGAATAA